One Aegilops tauschii subsp. strangulata cultivar AL8/78 chromosome 7, Aet v6.0, whole genome shotgun sequence genomic window carries:
- the LOC141026763 gene encoding protein STRICTOSIDINE SYNTHASE-LIKE 10-like, whose translation MCNPRTGNVTVLRSGLAFPNGMAVTLLLRHWLHAPTAGETEVLAELPRYPDNVHPDRGDQGWVLGGLEPKKAVGIERYHGELHEGRQGCRHRRCQEWQGGRGAAGFSDSTVSEVVEGNGLLWIGSVDTPYVRLFKFASL comes from the exons ATGTGCAACCCGCGGACCGGCAATGTCACCGTGCTCAGGTCCGGCCTGGCCTTCCCCAACGGCATGGCTGTGACTCT GCTGCTTCGTCACTGGCTGCACGCACCCACGGCAGGGGAAACGGAGGTGCTTGCCGAGCTGCCGCGGTACCCGGACAACGTGCACCCCGACAGAGGAGACCAGGGATGGGTACTGGGTGGGCTTGAACCGAAAAAAGCAGTGGGAATAGAACGGTACCATGGCGAACTCCATGAGGGCCGTCAGGGTTGTCGTCACCGGAGATGTCAAGAATGGCAGGGTGGCCGTGGCGCTGCGGGGTTCAGCGACTCCACGGTGAGCGAGGTGGTGGAGGGGAACGGGTTGCTGTGGATCGGCTCCGTTGACACGCCCTACGTCCGTCTCTTCAAGTTTGCATCTCTCTAG